The Mus musculus strain C57BL/6J chromosome 2, GRCm38.p6 C57BL/6J genome has a window encoding:
- the Katnbl1 gene encoding KATNB1-like protein 1: protein MAFDTHHVKKRNFSNSIDLPRKRISNFTSKNMKEVKRSPKQLAAYISRTVAQAVKSPEKLRKVLYHRKLVRRSFPNPCYKTKQSPKSGGCDMANKENELACAGHLPENLRHDSRTFVINTSDSGSSQTESPSSKYSGFFSEVSQDHETMAQVLFSRNLRLNVALTFWRKRSISELVAYLVRIEDLGVVVDCLPVLTNSLQEEKQYISLGCCVDLLPLVKSLLQSRFEEYVIVGLNWLQAVIKRWWSELSSTSEIISDGNIKILKQQLSGLWEQESHLTLVPGYTGNIAKDVDAYLLQLH, encoded by the exons ATGGCATTTGATACTCACCATGTTAAAAAACGGAACTTCTCTAATAGTATTGATCTTCCTAGAAAGAGGATCTCTAACTTCACCAGTAAGAACATGAAGGAG GTTAAGAGATCTCCAAAACAGTTGGCTGCTTACATAAGTAG aacagTTGCACAGGCAGTGAAAAGCCCAGAAAAACTGCGCAAGGTGCTCTACCACAGAAAGTTAGTTCGTCGTTCCTTCCCAAATCCTTGTTACAAAACTAAGCAGTCCCCAAAAAGTGGGGGCTGTGACAtggcaaataaagaaaatgaactgGCTTGTGCAGGCCATCTACCTGAAAATTTACGCCACGACAGTCGGACATTTGTCATTAATACCAGTGATTCTGGGTCTTCACAGACAGAAAGCCCATCATCAAAATATAGTGGTTTCTTTTCTGAA GTTTCTCAGGACCATGAGACAATGGCCCAGGTTCTATTCAGCAGGAATTTGAGATTGAATGTAGCTTTGACTTTCTGGAGAAAGAGAAGTATAAGTGAACTTGTAGCTTATTTAGTGAG GATAGAAGACCTTGGAGTTGTGGTAGATTGCCTTCCTGTTCTAACCAATAG TTTACAGGAAGAAAAGCAGTATATCTCACTTGGCTGCTGTGTAGACTTACTTCCTCTGGTAAAGTCTTTACTTCAAAGCAGATTTGAAGA ATATGTAATTGTTGGTTTAAACTGGCTTCAAGCAGTAATAAAAAGGTGGTGGTCAGAACTCTCATCTACGTCAGAAATTATAAGTGATGG aaatATTAAGATTTTAAAGCAACAGTTGAGTGGACTATGGGAACAGGAAAGCCATCTTACTTTGGTTCCAGGATATACTGGTAATATAGCTAAG gATGTAGATGCTTATTTATTACAGCTGCATTGA